cccgccccgccccggccctccGGAACCCAAAGTGAAGgccggccccagccccgcccccgccctccggAACCGAAAGCGAAGGCCAGCCCCCGCCCTCCGGAACCGAAAGCGAAGGCCAGCCCCGGCCCTCCGGAACCGAAAGCGAAGGCCGGCTTCGCCCCGTCCTTCCGGACCTCAAAGCTGAAAGCGAgggcggccccgccccctgccccgccccctcaGAACCCAAAGCGAAGGCCGGCCCcgtccccggccccgccccccggaACCCAAAGTGAAGGCGCGCTCGGCCTTTCGGCGCGCGCTCGGCCTTTCGGCGCGCACTCGCCTGCTCCGGGCCTCAGCGGCGGCGGCACTGGAGCAGCCGTACGCTGCGGCCGGGGCTGGCCTGGCGGCATGGAGGGGCCCCCGGCGTCCGCGGCCGGGGACGTCTCCCTGCACAACTTCAGCGCCAGGCTGTGGGAGCAGCTCGTCCACTTCCACGTCATGCGGCTGACGGACTCGCTCTTCCTGTGGGTGGGCGCCACGCCGCACCTGCGCAACCTCGCCGTGGCCATGTGCAGCCGCTACGTGAGTGCCAGCCGGCCCGGCGCGGGGGCGGCGCGCTACCGCAGGGGTCTCGGGCAGCTGGGTCCCCCGCTGTCTCTCGGACTCTCCCGAGCTCTTCCTGTGCTGTCGCAGGGAGCCTGCGGGTCCCTGTCCGCTCCGGGAAGCTGCGTGCGGCCCGGGAGGTTCGTGGCCCACCGGAGCCCCTCTCCCGGTGCGCAGCCGTCGGCTAACTCCTGCTCCGCGTCTCTGTAGGAGTCCTGGCGCCCCTTCTGGTCATACTCGCGCGCTGGGGGACGCCATCTGCCTCTTCGCTCTGGCGCCACCTCTGTTTTGACCAAACCGACGTTTATCTACCATCTCCAGTACAGACAAGTTTTTCCACAACTTGGAACTTCTGCGTCTCCGCGTAGGTCTGCTAGGCATCTCTCACCAGGCACATTCAGGAACAGACTTCTGCTCTCTCCCCCAACAGCCCCTCACACCCAGCCCAGCTCTGTAACGTTCCTCCGTTCTCCTGGGTGCTCACGGTCAGAGCCTGGCAGTCATCCTCAGTTCCTCTTTCTCTCAGGCTCCACGTGCCTAATGTCAGCGAGCCTGTAGGCACTGCTGCCTTGAAAGCATACAAGGATCCAGACCCTTCACCC
The nucleotide sequence above comes from Microcebus murinus isolate Inina chromosome 15, M.murinus_Inina_mat1.0, whole genome shotgun sequence. Encoded proteins:
- the PSMG4 gene encoding proteasome assembly chaperone 4 isoform X2, producing the protein MEGPPASAAGDVSLHNFSARLWEQLVHFHVMRLTDSLFLWVGATPHLRNLAVAMCSRYDSIPVSTSLLGDTSDTTSTGLAQRLGRPTNRCLSAITFKTQTVTSHYL
- the PSMG4 gene encoding proteasome assembly chaperone 4 isoform X3, with translation MEGPPASAAGDVSLHNFSARLWEQLVHFHVMRLTDSLFLWVGATPHLRNLAVAMCSRYDSIPVSTSLLGDTSDTTSTGLAQRLGMYLRPAREPHCIMDT